Proteins from one Entomospira culicis genomic window:
- a CDS encoding citrate lyase subunit gamma gives MQQLGQAGFSDINENKKASDIYIEVELTNIGGIQLTLEAQFATLFGRHIRQAILEQLSAMQVEHAMVKAQDFGALDFMIRARVKSAVDQARGVIS, from the coding sequence ATGCAACAACTTGGACAAGCTGGTTTTTCCGATATCAACGAAAATAAAAAGGCTAGTGATATTTATATCGAAGTGGAACTCACCAACATTGGAGGCATTCAGCTCACGCTAGAAGCCCAATTTGCTACGCTCTTTGGTAGACACATTAGGCAGGCGATTTTGGAGCAACTAAGCGCTATGCAAGTAGAACATGCGATGGTCAAAGCGCAGGATTTTGGCGCCTTAGACTTTATGATTCGGGCACGAGTCAAGAGTGCCGTAGACCAAGCAAGAGGAGTTATCTCATGA
- a CDS encoding HpcH/HpaI aldolase/citrate lyase family protein, translating into MSKYLSKKKPLRRSFLFCPANKAKMFYTAPQLGADALIFDLEDSVPLHQKAQARDLLYFALSELDFSHLSIFIRTNAIHTPFFLDDLEVVVKSGVQYLRPPMIECAQDILYIDQQLSRLEEKYQRPIGSVEILATFETPKAIVMATEIIQASPRIMGITLGAEDFVRTLGVSRSDIALAHARAQMVLLASTFNIECIDTSYTKLDDDAGFLAEANDAFALGFTGKSCLHPNQIYLLHQVWTPSTKDIEEAKRIMHIANQHDVISGGVLSLDGQMIDIPVIAKAMRILTLAGIEMKETSHE; encoded by the coding sequence ATGAGTAAATACCTAAGTAAAAAGAAGCCTCTGCGTCGAAGTTTTCTCTTTTGTCCAGCTAATAAAGCCAAAATGTTCTACACCGCGCCTCAGCTGGGTGCAGATGCTCTTATTTTTGATCTCGAAGATAGCGTGCCCCTTCACCAAAAAGCACAAGCGCGCGATCTCCTTTACTTTGCGCTCAGCGAGTTAGATTTTTCTCATCTCTCGATTTTTATCCGCACCAATGCCATCCACACGCCATTTTTTCTCGATGATCTTGAAGTCGTCGTCAAAAGTGGAGTACAATATTTACGGCCACCCATGATCGAATGCGCCCAAGATATCCTCTACATCGATCAACAATTGTCCCGTTTAGAAGAGAAATATCAACGCCCCATCGGCTCTGTAGAAATTCTCGCTACCTTCGAGACCCCAAAGGCCATCGTGATGGCAACCGAGATCATTCAGGCATCGCCACGCATCATGGGCATAACTTTAGGCGCCGAAGATTTTGTGCGAACACTTGGCGTCTCTCGTAGCGACATCGCCTTGGCTCACGCTCGCGCCCAGATGGTTTTGCTTGCCAGTACCTTCAATATAGAGTGCATCGACACCAGCTACACCAAGCTCGACGATGACGCGGGCTTTCTTGCCGAAGCTAACGATGCCTTTGCTCTAGGTTTCACAGGGAAGAGTTGCCTTCATCCTAATCAAATTTACCTCCTCCATCAGGTCTGGACACCCAGCACGAAAGACATTGAAGAGGCCAAACGCATCATGCATATTGCCAACCAACATGATGTCATCTCTGGAGGTGTATTGAGTTTAGATGGGCAAATGATTGATATTCCCGTCATTGCTAAAGCAATGCGTATCCTCACCTTAGCAGGCATCGAAATGAAGGAGACTAGCCATGAATAA